Below is a window of Bifidobacterium asteroides DNA.
CAGCTGGTGAAGACCGCTCCATACCCTGTGCAAACCCTGTCATAGCAGGAGAATAGGCCTCCTTACTTATCCACAAATTACATCACTGTTATTCACATTCATCGTAGATACAACACGCTATCCTGTGGATAACCGCGCAAAGTCGGTGTAACAATGAGCTACTGTCTACTCTGAGAGAAGCAGGAAGACCGGGAAATCCGTCGTCGAGAAGAGAGGAGCACACTGATGGCGCAGGATCCGCTGGATGCCGCTGCCCAGGCCAAGAGAATCTGGGATTCGGTCCTGCAGGTGCTCCGCTACAGCAGCTCATTGACCTCCAGAGACAAGGGCTGGCTGGAGGACATCACCCCCGAGGCGGTTTTCGGCACCACCATCGTTCTCAGGGTCTCCTCCAAGGCCACTCAGGAGGCTGTGCAGGGACCGCTCAGCCAGCCGCTCCTCAATGCATTGCAGCTGGTCACCAACCAGGAAATGTTCCCGGCCATCAAAATCGTCTACCCAGAGCAAATGGCCAAGCAGAAAGCTGCCGATCAACAGAATGACCAACGCGCGTCCGCCATGGCTGGCTCTGTCCCGGGCAGCGGCGAGTTCCGTCAGGTTCCCGGTCCTGCTCAGGATCCCTATAGCGACTACCAGCGTCAGGCCGGCATCGACCGATCGCCCGGCTCAGAGACCCACTCGGACTGGCGGACCGAGAATGCTGGAACCTCCAAGTCCCCGATTGTTTCTGTCAATGACTTCCACGAAGGCACCTATGTGCCTATGACCCTGGATATGCAGGCCGAACTGTCCGAGCCCTCCCCCGCTGTGAGGTCAACGGCAGGCGCTGATGCCGACCAGCAGAGCGAGGCAGAGAGGACCGCATCCCGACCCGCCTTCACCGTGCCCCGCTTCCCCATGAGCCAGAACCGAGTGGAGCGCGACCCGCAGACCCACCTGAACAAGAATGCCACCTTTGATACCTTCGTCCCAGGCGACTCCAACCGCTTTGCGCGAACCGTAGCCTTGGCCGTGGCCGAAGGGTCAGGCCAGGATTTCAATCCTTTATGTATCTACGGCAGCTCAGGCCTGGGCAAGACCCACCTGCTCAACGCCATTGGCAACTATGCCCTGGTCAAGGATCCTTCGCTCAAGGTCCGATACGTCAACTCGGAGGAATTCACCAACGAATTCATCGACGCCTTGCAGAACTCCACCCAAGGGTCGGGCCAGATCGCGGAATTCAACCGCCGCTATCGGCAGGTGGATGTGCTTCTTATCGATGATATCCAGTTTCTGGGGGGCAAGGAAGCCACCCTGGACCAATTCTTCCACACCTTTAATGCCTTACATGACGCCAACAAGCGCATCGTCATCGCCTCGGACGTGGCCCCCAAGAATCTGAAAGGCTTCGAATCACGACTGATCTCGCGTTTCGATTCGGGTCTGACTGTGGATGTCAAACCTCCGGACCGGGAGACCCGGGTGGCCATCCTCAGAATGATGGCCTCCATGAACGGGGTCAGCATTCCCAACGAGGTTCTGGATCTGATCGCGGAACGCTTCACCGAGAACATCCGAGAGCTTGAGGGGGCCCTGACCCGTGTCACCGCCGTGGCCAGCCTTAACAATCAGCCGGTCACCACAGCCCTGGCCGAACAGACTCTGCAAGACTTCTTCTCTACGGATGTGGAGATCAAGCCCACTGACATCATCTCCCAGGTGGCCAAATACTTCCATCTGACCTTTGACGACATTGTCGGCCGCACGCGCACCAAGAACATCGCCCTAGCCCGACAGATAGCCATGTATCTGGCGCGGGAGATGACCAGCATGTCCTTGGTAGATATCGGCGAGGTCTTCGGTGGCCGCGATCACACCACAGTCATGCACGCCTATACACGTATCTCCAATGAGATGCAGGAAAAACGAGAGATTTACAACTACGTCATGGAGCTGACCGTCCGGCTCAAACAGCCTCAGGAATGATACGACACGCAGACACCACTGTGGATCGACAGAAAAAGATATCCACCTACTTATCCCCGGATGTGGGCAAACTTTGGGAATAACCCACTGATTTTCCGGGGATAAATGGTGCATCTTCCGCGAACAAATCACATGTTTTTGTGGATAACTAAGCAGAACTCCAAACTTGTGGATAACTTGGCTTTTTAATCACACTAATTACACTACTTATCCACACTACTTAAGTGATGCCTATCCACTGCATTGCAAGGATCTGAGAACTTATCCACACCATCCACCAAGCTTATTACGATGACTCAATGTATATTTATGCAATAGTCACCTTCACACTCAAGCACACCTGCTCACTCCAACCACATCACCCGACCTATTCGATAGAATGAATCCAGTTCATTCATCGACAAGAAGGCTCCCATGAAAGTAGAAGTGAATTCATCCGCACTCTCGGATGCAGTGGCATGGACCACCCGCATCATCCCCTCCCGACCGGCTTCGCCGATCCTGGCAGGCATCAGGATGGAAGCCTCTGACGGAACATTGAAGCTCTCTGCTTTCGATTACGAGGTTTCAGCGAGGAACCACATCGAGGCAGGCATCGACGAATCCGGAACAGCCTTGGTGCTGGGTAAACTGCTAGCTGACATCACAAAATCCCTGCCATCAGAGAAAACCTACCTGTCAACCGAGGGATCCAAGATGACCATTACCTCGGGCAAATCCACTTTTTCTCTGCAACTGATGCCTGACAGCGAATACCCCGATCTCCCTGCCGTTCCTGAGCCCATGGGCCAGGTAGATGCTGAGACCTTCATTCAGTCCATCTCCCAGTCCATCGTCGCTGTTTCCCGGGAAGAGAGCCGTCCGGTGCTGACCAGCGTCAAAACCGAGATCACTGGGGACAAGGTGGTCATGACCGCCACCGACCGTTTCAGGCTCTCCCGTTCAAGCTTCACTTGGACTCCTCGCGATGCCAACTTCTCCACCTCCATGCTTATCCGCGGCTCTTTGCTGCGGGACATCGCCCGTTCCCTGGACGAGCACCAGAACGTGACCATGGATTATGAAGCCGACAACCCCACCATCATGGGCGTGGAAAACGCTGGCAAAATATCCACTACCCAGCTGATCGACGGGGAATTCCCTGCAGTAGATCGTCTCTTTTCAGACGAGTACCCCATCCAAGCTGTCATCGCCCGGCAGGATCTGATCGACGCCATCAAGCGTGTGGCCCTAGTAGCCGAGCGCAATGCCCCAATCCGTATGGTTTTCTCCGGCAACGAGGTGACCCTGAGCGCAGGCACGGCTGACGAAGCGCAGGCCCATGAAGTTCTGCAGGCGGATCTGGACGGTGAGGACATCACAGTGGCTTTCAATCCCAACTACCTGATCGACGGGTTGGGCGCCATTGCTGAGCCTTTTGTCCGCATCAAGATGACCTCGGCAGTCAAGGCTGTAGAGTTCAACGGCCAGCAGGAGCAGGATTCCGAAGAGTCCATGGACTACCGTTACCTGCTTGTGCCCATGCGCTTCAACAACTGACACCTGGGCAGGTTCGAGGAACAATCGCCATGCACATCTCCCGTCTGGTTCTGGATCACTTCCGTTCCTGGGAGCATTGCGTCCTCGATTTGGAGCCCGGGGTGACCATTCTCGAAGGACGGAACGGCCTGGGCAAGACCAACCTGGTCGAGGCCATCGAGGTCCTGTCTGCCGGCGGCAGCCATAGGACTTCATCTTCCCTGCCCCTGGTAGAGCGTGGACAGTCCAAGGCCACCATCAGGGCCAGAGTGAAGCAGGACGGTACCGCCACCGACTATGAGCTGACCATTGCCGCCAAGGGATCCAACCGTGGAAGAATCAACGGTGGGCCGTCCCTCTATCAGCGTGATTTGGTAGGCCGGGTGCCCTGCGTGACTTTCAGCCCCGAGGACCAGCTGATGGTCTCAGGAGAGCCGGCAGCCAGGCGGGCCGTGCTGGACCAGGCCGGCAGCCAGCTTGATACCGACTACTTCCAAGTTCGGCAGGATTTTCGCCATGTGGCCAGGCAGCGCGCTGCACTGCTCAAGCAGCTCTCCCAGGCGGGCCATGACGCCTCAGGTGATGGGCGCGATGCCGCTCTGTCCGGCCTTGAGATCTGGACTGGGCAGTTTATTCGCATCGGGCTGGATTTGAGCCGGCGACGAGCGGCTCTGGTAGAGGCCCTGGACCAGCCCTTCACCGATTTGTATGGTCGGCTGGCAGGACCTGGTCAGGACGCTCGATTGACCTACCGCCCTTCTCTGGAGGAGATCGGACCCGACAGGCAGACCGGTCCCGAGGTCGCCGAGGCCGTCAGTCGTCACTTTCAGCGGATATACCCGGGAGAAGTGGCCCGGGGCACCAATCTGATCGGTCCCCAGCGCGACGATCTGGCTTTTACCCTCAACGGCATGCCTGCCAGGGAGTTCGCCTCCAACGGTGAGATGTGGACCCTGGCCCTGGCTCTGAGGCTGGCTCTGCTGCAGGTGGTCAAGGACCGTCGCTCTCTGGAGCCCATCGTCATTCTGGATGATGTCTTCGCCCAGTTGGATCGCGGACGCAGGGATCAGATTCTGGACTTTGCCCGTCAGCAGGACCAGGTGCTGATCACTGTGGCCGCCGACAGTGACATCCCATCCTTGCAGGGCGCCAGGCTGGTGGATGTGTCCCGGCTGAGGCCCGTGCAGCCATCCGATCCGGCTGCCCAGGATCCGGCCATCGCCAGTGCCATGCAGGATCTGCGTCGAACCAGGGGGACAGCTCAAGACGACTCGGATATATCGGATGGGCCGAAGGGGAACGACCTGTCATGAAGGCGCCCATAATTGAAACCCTGCACTTGGACCAGCGTCGACTGCCGGCCCTGGTCTTCGAGGGCTGCACCCGACGGGCGGCCACTCGTCAGCAGAGGGAGAACAGTTCCCGTAAGGCCTGGTATGCATTCGGCAAGCCCGGCCGCGACCCAGCCAAACTGGGAGGCGTGGTTACCAGTCTGGCTGCCGGAAGCGGGTGGACCAGCCATCTGAAGATGGCCCGGCTGCGCAACCAGTGGGACAGTGTGGTGGGACCCGGTATCGCCGCCCATTCGAGAGTGGTCTCCTACCGGGATGGCGTGCTGATCATTCAGGCGCAGACAACGGTCTGGGCCACTCAGCTGACCTACCTGGTCCCCCAGCTCCAAGCGACTATTGTCAAGCGGCTGGGCATGCCGGTAAAGCAGATCCGGGTGACCGGCCCCCACAACTACAGTTTCCGCCGTTCGCGGTTCGATCCACCTGGCCGAGGCGTGCGCGACACCTATGGATGAACCCATAATCTGCGAATACCGTCTTCCCAGCTTTCTGTAAGCCTAAAGTCCCCTAGAGCTGGTAATCTATAGGTTATAGGGTCAAACGCTTCCAAGGCCCCTTTATGGACGATTTGGAACCTGGTGACCATGACTCGATCCCCTTCTCGACCACGAACGGAAGTTGCTTTGTTGTCAGTGGCCGACGATGGGGGTGCAGAAAGGACTATCCGTGGCAGATCTCAACACTGACCCGTCCCGGACCCCGCAAGAGGGCCGAGAGTAT
It encodes the following:
- the dnaN gene encoding DNA polymerase III subunit beta is translated as MKVEVNSSALSDAVAWTTRIIPSRPASPILAGIRMEASDGTLKLSAFDYEVSARNHIEAGIDESGTALVLGKLLADITKSLPSEKTYLSTEGSKMTITSGKSTFSLQLMPDSEYPDLPAVPEPMGQVDAETFIQSISQSIVAVSREESRPVLTSVKTEITGDKVVMTATDRFRLSRSSFTWTPRDANFSTSMLIRGSLLRDIARSLDEHQNVTMDYEADNPTIMGVENAGKISTTQLIDGEFPAVDRLFSDEYPIQAVIARQDLIDAIKRVALVAERNAPIRMVFSGNEVTLSAGTADEAQAHEVLQADLDGEDITVAFNPNYLIDGLGAIAEPFVRIKMTSAVKAVEFNGQQEQDSEESMDYRYLLVPMRFNN
- the dnaA gene encoding chromosomal replication initiator protein DnaA — encoded protein: MAQDPLDAAAQAKRIWDSVLQVLRYSSSLTSRDKGWLEDITPEAVFGTTIVLRVSSKATQEAVQGPLSQPLLNALQLVTNQEMFPAIKIVYPEQMAKQKAADQQNDQRASAMAGSVPGSGEFRQVPGPAQDPYSDYQRQAGIDRSPGSETHSDWRTENAGTSKSPIVSVNDFHEGTYVPMTLDMQAELSEPSPAVRSTAGADADQQSEAERTASRPAFTVPRFPMSQNRVERDPQTHLNKNATFDTFVPGDSNRFARTVALAVAEGSGQDFNPLCIYGSSGLGKTHLLNAIGNYALVKDPSLKVRYVNSEEFTNEFIDALQNSTQGSGQIAEFNRRYRQVDVLLIDDIQFLGGKEATLDQFFHTFNALHDANKRIVIASDVAPKNLKGFESRLISRFDSGLTVDVKPPDRETRVAILRMMASMNGVSIPNEVLDLIAERFTENIRELEGALTRVTAVASLNNQPVTTALAEQTLQDFFSTDVEIKPTDIISQVAKYFHLTFDDIVGRTRTKNIALARQIAMYLAREMTSMSLVDIGEVFGGRDHTTVMHAYTRISNEMQEKREIYNYVMELTVRLKQPQE
- a CDS encoding DUF721 domain-containing protein, with the protein product MKAPIIETLHLDQRRLPALVFEGCTRRAATRQQRENSSRKAWYAFGKPGRDPAKLGGVVTSLAAGSGWTSHLKMARLRNQWDSVVGPGIAAHSRVVSYRDGVLIIQAQTTVWATQLTYLVPQLQATIVKRLGMPVKQIRVTGPHNYSFRRSRFDPPGRGVRDTYG
- the recF gene encoding DNA replication/repair protein RecF (All proteins in this family for which functions are known are DNA-binding proteins that assist the filamentation of RecA onto DNA for the initiation of recombination or recombinational repair.), translated to MHISRLVLDHFRSWEHCVLDLEPGVTILEGRNGLGKTNLVEAIEVLSAGGSHRTSSSLPLVERGQSKATIRARVKQDGTATDYELTIAAKGSNRGRINGGPSLYQRDLVGRVPCVTFSPEDQLMVSGEPAARRAVLDQAGSQLDTDYFQVRQDFRHVARQRAALLKQLSQAGHDASGDGRDAALSGLEIWTGQFIRIGLDLSRRRAALVEALDQPFTDLYGRLAGPGQDARLTYRPSLEEIGPDRQTGPEVAEAVSRHFQRIYPGEVARGTNLIGPQRDDLAFTLNGMPAREFASNGEMWTLALALRLALLQVVKDRRSLEPIVILDDVFAQLDRGRRDQILDFARQQDQVLITVAADSDIPSLQGARLVDVSRLRPVQPSDPAAQDPAIASAMQDLRRTRGTAQDDSDISDGPKGNDLS